One segment of Spartobacteria bacterium DNA contains the following:
- a CDS encoding prenyltransferase yields the protein MTIRAYIDIARPDHWFKNIFMIPGILLCIFFHPESRHHIQYFSILLGFIGACLVASSNYVINEILDAPRDRHHPVKKNRPIPSGQVNISMAYVEWLGLGLAGLLCGFIISHAMGYTLLALWIAGLAYNVPPVRTKDKPYLDVLSESINNPLRLLLGWYCTGLGFAPPLSALLAYWMFGGFLMAIKRFAEYRTIGNKGVAQADRESFSFYNEERLLVSVFFYAAFFALLSGYFISRYKVELILASPAIVFTMALYFHLGFKKNSAVQFPEKLYKERNLMLSVLVTFVLCAVLLYIQLPSFESFIVPSIAPPNPPIPTL from the coding sequence ATGACGATTAGAGCCTACATAGACATTGCACGGCCCGACCATTGGTTTAAAAATATTTTTATGATTCCAGGGATACTGCTTTGCATCTTTTTTCATCCGGAAAGCCGCCATCACATCCAGTATTTTTCTATACTGCTGGGTTTTATCGGTGCCTGCCTGGTGGCATCCAGTAATTATGTAATCAATGAAATTCTTGATGCTCCGCGTGACCGGCATCACCCGGTAAAAAAGAACCGTCCCATTCCCAGCGGGCAGGTCAATATCTCCATGGCCTATGTGGAGTGGCTCGGGCTTGGATTGGCCGGCTTACTATGCGGCTTCATTATCAGCCATGCTATGGGCTATACCCTGCTGGCACTCTGGATTGCCGGACTGGCCTACAATGTCCCGCCCGTCCGCACAAAAGATAAACCCTATCTCGATGTACTTAGCGAATCGATCAACAATCCACTTCGTCTGCTTTTAGGCTGGTACTGCACCGGTCTGGGATTCGCCCCGCCCCTCTCTGCCCTGCTGGCCTATTGGATGTTCGGCGGCTTTCTGATGGCCATTAAACGCTTTGCCGAATACCGCACGATTGGCAACAAAGGCGTCGCTCAGGCCGATAGGGAATCGTTTTCATTTTATAACGAAGAACGACTGCTGGTGTCGGTATTCTTTTATGCGGCGTTTTTCGCGCTGCTGTCGGGCTATTTTATTTCCCGCTACAAAGTGGAACTGATTCTGGCATCGCCCGCCATTGTCTTCACCATGGCACTTTATTTTCACCTCGGTTTCAAGAAAAACAGCGCAGTCCAATTCCCTGAAAAACTATATAAAGAACGCAATCTGATGCTGAGCGTACTGGTCACCTTTGTTCTCTGTGCGGTGCTGCTCTACATACAGCTGCCAAGCTTTGAATCTTTCATAGTCCCATCCATCGCGCCGCCGAATCCACCGATTCCGACGTTATAA